The genomic segment GTTACAAGTCGGGCGATATATCCTTTTCTTTTCTACTTTCTAGTGTGTCAGCAGGATGACCACCCAGCCAAAGAGACTTGTATATAATGGTTCATTTACTTATGTGAACCAAGAATTGTGGATATGTTAATACAAGATGGCAAGAAATTTGTCTGAAATTTCATCCACCCAGAGTGTTTTTTAAGTGGAAATAGAAGAAGCCAATTAAACAAGAGATAAAGCCAAAGTATCAGGTAGAGACAGACATAAAATCCCAGCGATATATCTTCAAAATTGAATTCTTCTGGAGTGATATAAAGATTTAAACCAAAAATAAGAAAAGGAAATAATGTGTTACTTAAAAGGACAATTATGTATCTACTGGCAGACAAGGAGCGTGGATattgttctttcctttttccttttttcttttctggaAGATGATGACCCTTTTACTCTCCATGTGCCTGCCTCCAGCCTTCAAACATGGTACTACAATCCTGCATATGGTTTGTAAGTGGATTCAAAGTGTCCAATTTTGCCAACCTTTAACGTGGGAGAGTAAAAAAGTATTAAGTGGCAACATGTAACACACTAGCAAGAGTATTAAAGATATAACCTATGTAGGGCTTTCCATCACCTGACAACAACTGGTTTtgttattctcttatttatataTGAAGGAGCTAATGGATTGATGAGAAATTAAAAGGTTATCCTTAACAAACCCTAATCATTAAATGGGAAGTTGGGGCCCTTTCATTTTGATCCACAACCCAACCCTTAGAAATTTCCCCTCAAAGTAGAATAGCGATGGGTCATGAAACAAACCATGTGAATGagttggggggggggggagggggggCTTACactttttaaatccaaaaagagaAGTTTGCTTGGGCAAAGTCCAAAAGTCAAAGCACCAAATCTAAAAGATCAATAAGTACTTTGCTTTATAAAAGAAAGTGTGCAACAGTGTTGTAGCCTTCATTTTACGAAAGCTGTAAGAACaacatgtaaataaatgaataaaactctatattattaaaaagaatgaaTGGGGCAACTGATGCTTGATTGAAACTTTATATTGGTGACGTTGGTGTTGTATTTTAGTATTAGGATTTGGGAGTGGACTAATGCAATCAAGTTAAATAGTTGTAGGAAGCTTTGTTTTGGATAGTTTTTCTTACTTTGGGATACAATGTCTACTCGTAGAAGAATGAGATTACGCTTCTAATTCTTTTTCTACACACATGAACCAACAATCAAATTGGATGCAATGTAATTGTTTTTTTTGTTGCCATGTGTGATCTGattattttatgcattttatgcaatttttttaGACTATTAAGATATAATTTCTAAGATTAAATTCGATAGTGAAATATTTTTGAAGAATCATAATAtatcttgtttattttatttatggaaatatcgaatttaaataattctatttcattatttattaagtggatgtaatTAGCGGGAGATTCACAACTCTATCACTGCTTATATATTGAAGAATTGttttattgatttaataatagattagaaaaaaaaagcattATTTTTTAGAGTGCaaattgtttattaattttttttaaagagaaaaacTTGACATGACAACTTTATTAAAAACACTTCTCTTTTCCTATTGATTAAAGTGGTTATTTTCTTCTATCTGAGGAATCGAAGAGAGACGTTTTAGTTTGTTTGTTGGTGATGGAATTTAGTTGCGGATTGGTTGAGGAAAGAgatggttttaattttttttcaatcttgagaaatgcttttaatttttttgttttgttttaatggCTTCTATGTTATTTTAACGTTTTTAGTGGACGTGGCAGGTTGTGTATTTGTTTAGTTTATCTTtcctaaaatgaaataaaattgccagctaacttttttaaaaaaatcacataaTAATTGAtttaagtataattatttgtaattgtactTTTGTGACATATTTGAATATTCTTTATAATTAATGGGTTCTATTGAATTGAGTGTGACTGATCACTTAATTATACATTTCAATTCTTAATGTTTAAAACCCGTGCAATACTTTTACGAttacaacatattttaaaaatacataaatttgttgattaaatttacatatttattggttgaaaattttaatattttttttattaaataataaatttggtttaataaattttaaattttctcataaatccctttaattttttttcttaaaaatggtgcacatatataaatacatagataagaaaatagaagaagaaaaatcCATGAAGGACTTGGAGTTAACTAGAAGTTGGTGGAATTGAGCCCAAAACTGAGGGCCTGTGAAGTGGGCTTGTTGGgctaactttttcttttcttttctttggttttttttggtaaactacaccattagaAATTATTCTCTttgtctattttttatatttttatttacttttattttaattttagttttagtttttataattttttaaaagaacttAAATTTTTATCACCGTATAAAATAAAGGTCAAATTGACAGTTAGTATAAAAACATaggactaaaattattattatatcaattaaaaaagtGTCACTTAACAATCGggtgataaataaaaaataatttttaaagtttaatgatcaaattgaccaaaacaaaaactccCCATAATTTAGTCACTAATGGCGAtggtgtattttttttttttacctggAAATTAGTACCATAGTTTTGTTTGTCAGCCTTGATGATGTACCTAGTATATTCCAAAGAAGGTGGTGAAGATGAGTGAGGCCATCTTTGCTGGTTGCATCTCACAAAATCAAAATGGTGCTTGACTGTGATTATTCTCCCAGTTTAAGGATTAAAATTATAGAAATGCAGTGACAGGTATGTAAATAGTATAGGTGCAAAATGAATTTTCCAGCGAAGCCATAAGTGAAGTGAATCAGACAGTGTTGATCTCATTGTGCCCCCGGCCCCAGGTTAGAAAGAATCTAGTAGGCATCCCTGTTTCCCAGTCAACAACATCTCACTTTGACATTGTTCCAAGCATCGTTGTTAATTGAAGGAATATTTCTCCCAAGTTTATCACGTTTAATTTGAACTACTTTAGGGTTAGATGCATGCATGAAACCCAGTACTGATGAGATATTGAAGGAACCGCCCCACATGTTGTTTTAGTATTTTGATccacttttaacatttttagtaACCTTAATTAGCAATATATcacttaaaacatttttaaatttgtCCTAAACTAAGTTTGCCTACAATGCTGCAACTGGGAACTCACCCTTTTCCATTCTCTATGTGCAATGCCCTCAACATGCTTTACACGTAAAATGCCAAGTATAAATCCCAAAATATTGACTGAAATAAATTCCATTTTAcagatttttttaatgaaaataaattgaaaaaaaaaagagtgaaagtgAAAGGAATGAATCAAACATAGGTCTCAGGTATGATTGCACGTTAAAAGGAAACTACGAGCCCGAGGTGAGAAACAAACATACAGTGACAAGACAATGGTGGTGATGAGTGCAACAAAACGATGTTCCCAAATGCTAAATGCCAATTTTCCGACACATCAACTGAAACCAGCAAAAAAAAACCCATCTCTGCTGTTCCTCGTTTCCCCACCTCCATTTCAGACCATAATTGTACCTTTTTCTATTACATCTTCGTTTCATATTAACCTGAATTACAACCCTATTTAGTGGCCAAAATTTCAGCTCTTGCGTCATTTCACATAAAACTACAAATGTATGAATCCAGAGAGCAAACTATAAAAAGGTTCCAGTATGAAATTATCCCACCAAAACtgtttctgtttttattttttgttctttttttctctttttagttGATTTGGTGTTTTTTTCTACTCGGAATGAATTATATAATGCCacatgttaaaaatatttaattagctgtatttattttaataagagAAAAGGGTAAGATTTGTTCAAGAAAAAACCTTGATGACGAAATCTTAGATAAAATTCAGTctttacatttaaaaaatatatatatatatacaccaaaagTAAATATGTATGTTTTCACTATTCCCCATGTCAATTATTGAGGAGAAACCCCCATACCATTCACGGGCCATCACAGCTTTCAACTGATTTATTTAGGTCTTGAAAAACTATGATATATTTGCTGTATTTTGCTGCTAAGGGATTCCAAATCCAAAGCTTTTGACATCTTTCAACTATAAACATTATTAACGCATAAATTTGAAAGAGAGATGCCTTGTTGTATGTTGAGACAATGTTCATGTATAAGGACAATCTCCCATGCCTTACTATTTCTTACCATCCCTGTTGTGATTGGATGGATGATTCAAGGCACCCtttcaagtatatatatatatttatatataacagGCAGAGGTTTTGTAGTTAGAATAGACAAAATGATACCaactcaattaataaaataaaagttggcTCACTTCATGGTGATGGATTAGATCATGCATGCAATTCCCATATTCAAGAATGCtcattatatatattgattctaTATGAGGAAATGAAGCTCAAAATCTAGTTGTTTGATTCGAGCAGTCATTGGAACAAAGGTAAGGAATTTTGTGACTGCCTGAAATGAAAACTTTTTGTGGTATATGAAAATTAATGTTGGGTTGTGATCAAAGAAATGAATGTATGGCttaaataaattatcatttttttatttggacGAAATATTACTTATTCTAAGCATACATTGTTatttatttagataaaattttcaatttaaaaaatgagtGACTTGAATGATTTATAACTCCATTGTAAGCAAAGCAATTATATCCAAAAGTTGCTGTCAAAATCTTCATATCTTTTATCTTTTAGCACGTTTGATTTTGTAGTTTCCATGGCGTCCTTGAGTGTCTACTATGTCAGCAGTGATTTCGTAAACCCTACATTTCATCTTTACATCCAatacaaaatttatataatttgtgcagtaatttatatttaaaatttgatgtaaaCATATTTTGATTTTCACATGATTTTGTATAAGTAATTACCtattctttcttttctatttttatttgtaGATTAAAAGGTGTAGTATCGCACAACTCGAATATTGTCGACAttgttaattttagtaatttgattcgattcttttttttttataattttgatattaatttaaccaaaaattacaaaaaaaataataatataagggTCACAAAACCATGTAAATAGGCTGCCTAGCTAGGCAAACCTCCCGTCCCATTTCCAACCAATGTTTATATGGTTGTTTCATATCTATTTGTATATAAAGAGAGAGATAAAGCAGAAGCTGCGATCACAAGGAGATAGTGCGTAGTGAGAGATGGAGAAAGAGTACCCAAGTGATCTTTACAGGGAGTGCTTGAGAAACCATGCAGCCAGCCTTGGCAGCTACGCCACCGACGGCTGCGGGGAGTTCACGCTTGACCACACCTCTCTTTCTACCCTACAATGCGCTGCATGCGGTTGCCACCGCAATTTCCACCGCAAAGTCAGCTATTGCAATAGCAACAGCAGGAGTCGAGGGGATCCGGTAGAGCGGGTTGATTATGGAGATGACGGAGGTAGACCACCCGTCCTGCTGGAGTACTCAACCGAGGCGGGAGCCAGAAGCGGAAAAAAGCGGTTTCGGACAAAGTTCACGGCGGAGCAGAAGGAGAAGATGTTGGAGTTTGCTGAAAAACTGGGGTGGAGGCTGCAAAGGAGAGACGAGGAAGACCAAGTTGATAAATTTTGTAGAGGAATAGGGGTGAGTAGGCAAGTGTTCAAGGTTTGGATGCATAACCACAAGAACACTTCCACTGCTTCCTCTGTGTCTACCTGCAATGCATCTTCTCTTACAACCCCATAGACAAATCCGTCATGTTTTTATGTACGCTCTCACGCTTCTTTGTTTTCTCAAAACTTATAATATATTAGCATGCACATTTCCCAAGATGTAGACCCTAAAGAATAACACAATGCCAATGAATTCTTACTTTCTCGGTCAGAGGCTGAAGCATACCTATGTCCAAATTCTATGTTTCTTCGTAAAGATCGCCGATTGTTTATCAGCCGGATGCTCCCTCCGGCCCTCTCTCCTTATGTTAAAACCATAACAGAACCAATGAAAGTTgaataaaacaaatatatcacCCGGACGCTTACTCAATTATGAACAAATTAGTCTAATAACAAACTTAATccttaactttttatatttttttttatcaatttgatcctaaacttttataaaaataattaaaattttccaagaaCATTTTCTACGGAATTAAGCACATTTGTTTAAATGTATGCCATCGGGTTCAAGCCTGAACAATTTCACCCAATTACACCCTAATCTTTCTATATGGGGATAAGATGGAAACTTAGACTGGTGAAGAGGGACCCAAAATAATATCAAGAATGGTAAATCTAGACCTTAATGGATTTCTCAAAAAGGAACTTACTCCCTTCCCTTCACCGTAAATGATCTTAGGTTCCCACAACAATGTGTAGAATAAGGCTTtataataaaaccaaaatttatgcCATTTGAATTTGATAAGCCATTAACATGCCTCTGCCacaaacaaaacttaaaatggTATTTGCATTGTTCTTTTGCAGAGCTGAGGTTGAAGGCCAACAATAATACCAACTtttggggtttgaatgcaaaatTCTGCACCTACCGAAGAAgtgttttataaataaatatattctaTGACAAACCAGAAAACTTCTGCCAGCACAATCAATGACTTAAGCCAACTCCTCCTGGATTTGACCTTCTGCAAGGTTTAGAAATATCTCATAAACATCCAACATTTAATTGATTATGATGAATACCAAAATGGTTAAAGCCAAACCTCACCAGCAAGTTTGACAGCCAAGCTGGCTTCAGCATCAGCCTCGCCATTCAGTTCGTGAGCAAGAAATGTTGAAACTATGCAATGCAATAAAAAGACTAAAGGGGGAGCAAAAGATGTTATTCATGAGAATGCATTTCTGGAGCAATCGATTGACTAAATTAGAATACACTGAAACAGTAAAATAACATTATTGCAAAAGCTGGTCTGACTTGACAACTATCGGTAAGGCTGATCAAAACTGATGTTTTAACACTGCAAATTATTTACAAGGTCGCCTATCCAGGAGAAATACAAATCATCTCTTAacaaatgtttatatatatttgttaatattttgaatgttttaatatttttataaaagttacaaaaaaaattaaggactaattttattattagatGTGAATGAACACATGCATCTAAAACATTTTATGTAAGTTGACGAATTCCGGTTTAGgccaaataatatataaatatgaaaataatatagtGTACGGTTTGGGGGTTTAGTACatttttaatttctatgtttATTCCATCTTCATTCAAGCGTACGACCCATAATAATTTAGGAGGGTGATGGCATTTTGTTGCTCaactttatttgatattttggttTCCAACTTCAAATCTAACCCTAAATTTATACAACTATAAACTGCAGTTTAATAAATACTTAGAAAGTTATTTTAGGATCATTCCAATATTAAATACAAACATTGGGTGAAAATTCCAACCTATATATACACAATTATGAGGCTTAAGTCTTTTACTACCGTttggaattgaaataatttttatttgttagtcAAAGATGATCGCAACAAATTTGTTAATTTTCTTATCTCTACAAAATCTATTTTAATCAACAATAACCCAATACTACTCTTGATTTAAAAGATGCCTTCTACTCCTCCAGACCAAATGAACCCTAAATGTTTTAATATCTTTGAATCTTGATGCATAAGATGGTGTAAatattgagaaataaaataatcattcaaGGGAGAAAGGAAATTTTTGACATCTCATATGATTTGGTATTGGAAGAGCATATCTCCCTCTCCCAATGGGCTTCCCTTTGCCAGCTCTAGATGCCAGCCGAAGTGCCAACATATTCCCCAACCCCTTTTTATATTTTGACCTTTCAAGACCAGCACATGAACATCTCTGCCATAAACAATATTTTACCACAACTTCCTAAGACTATGTACAGTAATCAGCTGCACTCAACTACAACATAAATGCAGCTTCAAGAAATTATACAGTGGAAAAGAGAATGAAGCAAGAGAAAGTCTTGTTGGCTTATGAAGCACAGACAGAAACACGCACCACGGTGATAAAATCATCTATGAAAAATAAGACAAATACAATAAGTCACTATCCGCCAAGGTTGAGTTTGCAGTGAACTCATCACCAGCAGAGCAGAACCGCTCTAGCTACAAATCGTGGGGTAAAATGCTCCACACCAGCAAGTTAACCCTCaaggaaaattaaaatctaaagaGCCCGTTAAAATTCTGAACATTATATCAATGTGAAAACCACATTGAAAAGCTGAATCTTATTTGGCAATGTGATTTGCTATTATCTTACTTCGCTTGAAACCTTCTAGCAGCAATCTTTTGGACTGCTCACTAAAGAGTTCCTGTTTCTGTTTAGTCCTTCTATTTCTATACTCTACAATTTAACCACTGGATTATGTCATCCATTATGGTTTCTCGTTCCAGTTCAAAGAGGAGATCATGTAACAGGCCTTCAAACAATTTGATCGTTTTGTCTGTTGAGGCAGCTGCTTCATACAGTTTCTGAGAAGCTTGAGGATCAGTTACAGTGTCATCGGTGCCATGGAGAACAAGCAAAGGAACCCTCAATCTGTTCATATTCTGCTGCAAGTAGGATGTAGTTCTAAGAATTTCATAACCAGTTCTCACTCGGAGAGGTCCTGTATACACCAGTGGATCCGAATACTTGGCCACCAGCGCCTCTGGGTCCCTACAAACTGGCATGTTCTTCTTATTGGTGATACTGACTTGGTATCTTGGCAATAGAAATGATACAACTGGGGCAAGTACCTGTCATAGGTAGAAGAAACAAAGAGATTATGAATGAAAATACTCATTGGTATAGTCATCATATTAAACT from the Gossypium hirsutum isolate 1008001.06 chromosome D09, Gossypium_hirsutum_v2.1, whole genome shotgun sequence genome contains:
- the LOC121220960 gene encoding zinc-finger homeodomain protein 9, whose product is MEKEYPSDLYRECLRNHAASLGSYATDGCGEFTLDHTSLSTLQCAACGCHRNFHRKVSYCNSNSRSRGDPVERVDYGDDGGRPPVLLEYSTEAGARSGKKRFRTKFTAEQKEKMLEFAEKLGWRLQRRDEEDQVDKFCRGIGVSRQVFKVWMHNHKNTSTASSVSTCNASSLTTP